Genomic DNA from Acomys russatus chromosome 24, mAcoRus1.1, whole genome shotgun sequence:
ACTGCTGTACATAAGACACTATACTGCTTTCAgactttttttaatatagtttctatGGTGTTGTCCTATGGAAAGCTACCTGTGGGTACATGTGTACAAAGGAAAATGTGTTGacactgggattttttttgcTAATGCATCCCAAGATAGGTAAGCATGCATAGTTTTCTCTTTGGCTTGTCTGGACTTTCTGGTTTTACTACAACTCTTGCCTAAACATTCCTAAACAGATCTCCGCCTCCAGCAGCTCCTCACGtctggcaaaggcaggcaggagggactgaagaaaggaaggaggaaagagagagaagaaaaaagttgCTCGGGCTTCCTGGACCTACTACCTGAAACTACTGAGTGTATCTGGAGAGCTGGGATGGCCAAAGGAAGTCCTTCAGTGTCCTTGGGAGAAGTCGGTCTATAGACGCTTCCTTCATTGAGAGAGAGGGCGCAACAGCAAGTGTTTGTGGAAGTTTAGGATGGTGTGAACTCATTCTGGGAAAACCTGCTCCTCCCTAGTGAGTTTCAGGGCTCCTCCCTGAATCTTTAGTGTCTTTCACGTACTTAAAGGACCAAGGCATCTTGGAGGATCAAGCAGACAACGGCTGGAGAAAGGAGAGATCTGAGGGACCCTTTGTGGCATCTTTCCTGCTCTGGACGGGCTGCTCGCATGCCGACAAGCTCTGGAGCCTGCTTTCTGCTCTGGCGTCAGATTTCCCAGCCTTTTATTTGCCTAAAATTTCCTGCTGTTTATTTCAAAAGAGACTGTGGAGCTCACGATGGTTCTGAGTGGGGCACTGTGCTTCCGGTGAGTACTTTGTCACCTGATTCAGTGGTGTCCTTAAAAAAGTGACTTCCAGGTAGACAAGAAGGGCTGTTCTCCCACCTGGCCATCACAggtagctggggagatggcaccaATATTGCCCTTGgagctcttctggccttcttcAGACTAGGAAAGGACTGAGCAGGATTCTCACAGGTTCCTGATTCTAAGtgtgagggtgggggatgggacgCCTAGAGCTGCAGCCTGTCATCTTTGGTGAGGAAAGCTGTTGTCCCTTATGGAGCTCCACTGTTGCCTCCCATCAGCCTAGCCACTGTACTAATTCCTTCACTATCCTTTCTGGGGGTGGAAATCACACTAAATCTTGTCCATCTGTTCCTCCCTGGAATTCACTGAGCTAGTAGGTACCCTACTAGAGACTGTACAGTGGCAGATGAGAATGGTCCTTACTCTCACTATAAGCTGGACACAGCTTATATCTTgtcagctctcctctctctctctctctctctctctctctctctctctctctctctctctctctctctctctctctctctctggtttcttcAATCACAGATTCAACAAACTGAATTGAAAATATTAGGGAAAAATTGCATATGTGGTGAACATATACAGATCTAATTATTATTTCCTTAAATAGCAGAATTAACTGTTTTATATGCTATTTGCATACTGTAAGTGAAGATGACTGAAGTGTTCAGGGGGACACACCAGTTAGAGACAAGTACTACAGCTACTTTATGTAGTGGCCTTGGTGCCTGTGGGGTTTGGTATCTGCAAGGGTCTCAGAACCAAGTCCCATGCCTCCAAAGGGCTGGAGGATTTCTCAAGCGTGTCCTCTGAGGCTCAGTCTCATGAGCGGCTTGTGCAATAGGGCTCTCTCACGGTGTGGGGGTGCGGGATGGTACCTCCGCATCATGTCTAACATGGGGAAGATGGTTCCACGGACAAAACTCATGTTGGGAAAATGACTTCCAGAGCTCATAgctccagaatccacataaaaagcctggTGGGTGCCTGAGGCCAGCCTCTAACTTAGCACCTGGATGGAGAGACAGGAGATCcctggggcaagctggctagACTGGTCAAATTGCCAGGCTCCAGGTTCAACAAGAGACCCTGCCCCAGTAAATAATGGCAAAAACTTAAGAAAGACACCCAAGGAGGAGctgtggcctccatgtgcattGTCAAACTTGTGGGCATGACACACATGCAGCGATACATATGTgaacatgcatatgcacacgcataccacatacaaatacacatgaaaaaaaaatgttcggCTAGACATCAAAGCAATTTCATACTGCAAAGTTTCCCCCATATACTATCTGCAGAGGTCTACTGTAGAATGCAAATTTTATCTTACAGGATCTCAGAAAATCAGCTGAGAagtaactttgaaaaataaaataagactttaaaGAAAGTCCTCAGGATGGAATATATGGTTAAGTGGAAGTAAATGTGCTTTGAAATGTTCGGTAAGAATGGAatagaggtagagacaggctgatctatgggttaaagccagcctggcccacacagtgagtttcaggccagtcgggattacatagtgagatcctgtctcaaaaacaaaacaaaacagaaagccatatacatatacatttatattattacacatatataaaaataaactacatgcagcaagaagaaccacgaaacagtcAGGAgttatatcaatgttacattagtagtgttttagctatttgtatttggcaaccttgaagaatttgagactcaccaagacaggaagtaTGTTTTCTGCAAGCACCAGATTTTAATTAAGAAGAGGCCTGGGTGTTGTTTAGCCCACTGTCATGGTTTAGCAAGGAAGAGTCATTACTCAGAGAAGACAAGGGTTTTGCGACTCATCCTCAAACCTTCCAAGTCAGAGTCAGCTCAGGGAAGCCCTCTTTTCTGCTCACAGGGGTCCCACAGGGGTTAAAAATGCCCAAACAACTTGAGGCTTAAGAAAAGACGCCTGTGAATCAAGGGCATCAAAGACCATTGGAGAAGTGGTCTCCTCGCTTTGAAGAGCCCAGAGCTCCAACTCATAGAGTCTAcagcagagcagagacaggagattgTCTGGGATATGAAAGGTTTCATATGGGGGAGGAACAGACCTCAGACAtaatgggaggcagagggctgACCATCTTGCAGAGCTAGGACTGAaagttgtgtgtctgtgtctggcaCAGTGGATATAGAGGAAGGCAAGATACCTGAGTCTTGAGAGGCCTTCTGGAGCCAGGGCAAGGTAGAGtggccccccacccctacccttaCGGTGTCTTGTCCCGTCCTGGTGTTTCAGAATGAAGGATTCGGCCTTGAAGGTACTTTATCTACAAGACAAGCAGCTGCTGGCTGGAGGACTGCATGCAGGGAAGGTCATTAAAGGTTGGTCTCTATGAGCCCTCGGTCGGGACTTTCGGGGACACTGCTCAGAAGCCCTGATTCAGCTCTGTGAACCAGCGGCGGGCCTGCAAACCACAGGACCATCATAGGGAGCCACAAAATGGGCTTCAAGCAAAGTggagatagagatgagatattttCCAGGACAAACGACTTATGGGTCCATCACAGGCTTTTGAATACTCTACCTCTTTAGGAACCAGGACTGTGCAGAAGCCCAAATGGGTGGACTCCTCTCCTCCATCCTGCTAATAATAGGTGCCACTCTTGGGCCTCTTGCTTACTTATTGTGCCCTCATACTTTGACAGGCCTTTTCTCCAACAACATACACATATTTACTTGGCCACCCTTATGAGGTACTAAAGCCATGCATACCCCCTTTTGCTGcattgtgtgtgtaagtgtgtgtgtgtgtgtgtgtgtgtgtgtgtgtgtgtgtggaaatacTACATGAGGGTAGTGAACGCATCTGTGAACACATAAGCTCATGTAGATAAATATGgttatgtgtgtaagtatgtatgtgtacactaTATGCACATAagcactgtatgtatgtgtgcctatggaTGCGTACATATTTTGATTATGTGTGACACGTATGGGGTGCATACATATGGTGATTGTatctacatacatatgcatgtattgatgtcatgtgtgtgtctatgcatgtgtatatcAGGTGATGGGTGATGTACAGCGAAGAGTGAAATCCTTTTCTGCTTACAGAAACCCTATGGGGGGGGCGAAGGGCATTTATATAGCACTAACAGGACCAAACACGGTCCAGAAAAGAGACCTAAGGATcgagggagaggtgggaggggtgaTCTCTCGGAACTTAAAGAATCTCTCAGAGTTTGGCCCTAAACAAGAGAGATTGGATAGGGGACTGTGCCTGGCGCTCCTATGTTTTGGTTTCTGATCTGAAACAGGCGGCAGGAGATTAGCCTTATCCGTGTGCTGGAAGGTAGGATGCCTCACACTTGCTCTACTCCAGGTAAGCCCCTACTCGGAGAGCGTGGATAGACGGACAACCAAGCTCCTGCATCTTGCCTTCTTCCTCTAGGTGAGGAGATCAGTGTGGTCCCAAATCGGACACTGGATGCCAGTCTGTCCCCTGTCATCCTGGGTGTTCAGGGCGGAAGCCAGTGCCTGTGCTGTGGAACAGAGAAGGAGCCAGTTCTCAAACTTGAGGTGAGTCTCACTGCAGCGTCTTGCCTTCTGGGTCTGAGCCACGCCAGGTACCTTTGGAGCCCGGCGAAAGTACTACTGGCCCAACGCTGCCTCCTCTCTCAAGGACCTTTCCTTTGCCCCGATCAGCCCTCTCACCTGTCCACTCTTGTGTCTCATCCGTCATGGCCCTTTTGTATAGCCAGTGAACATTATGGAGCTCTACCTCGGGACCAAAGAATCAAAGAGCTTCACCTTCTACCGGCGGGATATGGGCCTTACCTCCAGCTTCGAGTCAGCTGCCTACCCTGGCTGGTTCCTCTGCACCACGCCCGAAGCTGACCAGCCTGTCAGGCTCACCCAGATCTCTGAGAACATCGCCTGCAATGCTCCCATCACGGACTTCTACTTTCAGCCATGTGACTAGGGCTGTGTAGTCCGCCAAACTCCCTAAGCAGAAGCAGAGTAGGCTCCGGGAGTCGGGGGTGGGGCCAGGTCACCTCCATAGAGGAGCTCCCTAATGGATGActtactcctcttcctcctccccacaggACCCCCTCTTCTGACTTATAAGGCACACAGgcactctctctcctccagttTCCCAGTGCCGGTAAAGCCTCTGGTATTTGGAGCTGTGTAGATTTCCTTCCAGTTGGATGGTACTACCACTGGTGTGGAGCCTAATAGAAACCACACAGGACAAAGAACAACGTAAAAGGATTCTTGGGTGAGGGGGAAGTGGGGATTGTTCATGGGCAGTGGCCATTGCCAGTTGTGCAGAAGAAGGTGTCGATCTTCAGCCGGCAGGGCACCTTCCCTCAATCCTGCCGCTGgcttccatgcctggcttcatcttCCGGTCCTGGACTGAGAGGGTGATGCCGGGATAGAGGACAGAGGATGGCCAGGTCCTGGGTTTGAAGccagacataaaacaaaaaatccctgATTCTGGTCTCTACTCACATAGAGAGATGTTTGTGAGCATTACGAGGGAAGAGCTTGCTACAAAGTAACATATCTTGTAATTTcatcttaattaaaatatacttatctatattatatattttaaaaagggggtCTGGAAGTGTTTACATCAGTTGTAGCCATGTGCAGGTGGGGACAGTATTTGTATTTGTCTTTATTAACTTTGCCATTATGGAGGTGGgttgtttacataataataagaaaaggaaTCAATTCCGAGGGCAGTGGAGCAGACACAGTGTCTGACTGTCCTCTGCTACCCTGAAGTGAAACCCAAACTGAGCTCAGCTGCCCTGAGTGGCAGGAGCAGAGAGCAAGAGGCAGAGCCCTGAGAACCAGAGGAGGAGGTGAAGAGTTTGTGCTGGGACCTCCTGGGTAAGGGATTTACAGAAAAAatattggaaagaagaaagaggtgaaaggaggtgaggagaaaggaagaaggaaaggcaaGGGGGCAAACTGTCCTGTGCTTGGACCTGGGATAGCCTCAGCCTCAACCCCACGGAGTCCAAGGCATGACAGCCGACTCCCAAGGGCTCTACCTTGCCTCTAGGAGAGTTTCCATCTCAAATTCACATCCCTCTGAAATCTACGAAGATCTTACCCGGGCAGGGTCtttacaggttaaaaaaaaaaaatgctgcactAAATCTCACTTAACTCCTTGTCCTTAGACACAGAAGAGACGCAGGGGACAGGCCCATGTGAGAGACAGGGGCAAAGGTTAAAGTGACTGACTTTGCTTCCACCAGCCAAACAGGGGCTACAGTGtaggctctgtttttgtttttgtttttaaacaattaaacttcattatacaacccaactagcttacacaagagggaaaaaaggttaaagggaaaaaaagagtgaaccttctggtatccgttccacgggacgagTCGCTAGATGTCTCTAGCCTgcatgctggtccggcctgttcgctgatccacgtacactcaagcccggtctgaacctgctctctcctctcctcctgtttgTCTCACACATGAaggggcggtctccttctcccattgagggtcgattagaaaaggcattctattgggactctaaatgagagaagcatgggagaacagcaaaataaaaggatccagagggtcctagaaacctacaagtagaacattatgataggcagatttgggcccaggggtcccgctcaatctaaggcaccagccaaggacaatacaggaggtaaactttaaaccccttcccagatctagccaatggtcagaatattctccacagtcgagtggagagtgtgatacgactttctcacgtactatggtgcctcacatttgaccatgtcccctggagggggagacctggtggcactcagaggaaggacagcaagtagccaagaagagacttgataccctatgagaatatatagggggaggtaatccccctcaggaacagtcataggggaggggaataatgggaaaatgggggggggaggaatgggaggatacaagggatgggataaacattgagatgtaacaagaataaattaataaaaaataaaaaaataaataaataaataaataaaaataaaaaaaaataaaaaagaaaaacaatagtccaggtggagtccccaggtccacttcctgaatttcaggcccaggatggctccatacagtctatctcaaggtatctatagtgtgtccaagggtaaagcctgccaagactgttttcacctgtgacaaagcttacagccTTTCCCACATTACAGACTGTGTGGACCaccagaaggaaggcagagggaggaagggctcCTTCCTGGAGCTTCAGAGGGAGTGCTGCCCTGCTGACACCTCGATTTCAGACTTGTAGTCCCCTCCACTGTCACAGAGTACATGTCTGCTGTTTGGAGTCGCTAAGTGTGTGCTAACTGGCTCTAGCAGCTCGAGGAGATGTATGGAGCTGCTAGTGGTCCCTCTTCCAAAACTCTACCAGAGAGCCCTCTGGCCTAGCAGAATACGGCAGAGGTGGTAGCAGGCTACTACAGAGAATGGACTAGTGGTTTCTTTGGGGGCCTGGTCTTTCTCTCTACACTGGGGAAAACCCACTTCTATGCTCTAAGCAGCCCCGTAGAGATAGCCTATGGGAAAAACTAGTCTCCCATGGACAACAGTTGAAAGGATGGGCTCAGAAGCGTGCCCAGCAGCCATTGCAAGCCAATTTCTGGCGCCTCgtgagaaacagaagcagaaatgccCAAGCAAGCGACTCCAGATTCTGGTCCCTATAGAAACCCTGTGGAAACCCTGCGAACTAACCAATGTTGTGTCTAGACTCTGCAGCAAGTTGATAAGCTGCAGTCAATAATATTCAATGAAAGAGAAACAGGTGTGTTTACCTTACCATGACCAAGATCTTCTCCggcattttcattttccttctccaaATGGCCACCAGCCTTTCATTAGCCTATTTAAACACTGGTCACGCTTCACTTGTTGTTACCTGTCCCATGAGGCTTGGTTCATCGTGGACCACCGCAatgcctcccacctcaccccagtcTCTGTCTCTAATATTTCTACCTAAAACGCTGGGGACTACGAGTGAAAGCAAAAGAAGAGGTCCCTATCAGAGCCCCAAGTATTTAGCTGCAACTCACTGGTCAGGCCAGCTGGACAGGTTTAGAGTTTGTAGAAGGAGCAGCAAGGAAGTGACCAGGACAAAGGAGGCACCTTCTGCGTGTCCTAGAATCTTCAGGCCAGAGGCATCTGAGCTCCCTGAGCAACAGGCAGCACTGTTTCTACCACAGGCATCTCAGGGTTACAGAGAACACGGACATCACGACGTGGACCAGGCCGCAGTTTTGCATGCCCCATTCTCACTGCCTGTCTCTGAGTCAGATGGTCTTATGGTGCATTTTCTATTCTGGGACACTGtacccctcctcttcctctagaAATCACTCACTTTTCAATCTCCTGCTGAAAGTATCACCTTCTgtaagaaatatttcaaaagataGCCAGGTGTCggggtgcacgcctgtaatcccagcacttggagagtcagaggcaggcagactgctgtgagttcgaggccagcctggtctaccaagtgagtccaggacagccaaggcgacacagagaaactctgtcttgggaaaaaaaaaaaaaaggtatttgaaAATATGAGGTCTCTAGTCATTTTCTATGGCAATACTCTGTGCTTAGCTCCCTGTAAAAAGTTGGCTTGGGGTCTGTGGCACTCGGCTGACCTTAAGGTTGGATCTGCAACATTATGTTCTGAGCACCTAGAGCAATGCTTGGCAAGTTTTCAGAACATGTGTAAACTCATAATTCTGGAACGTCTTCCCCCTCTCGTCCACCCCTCCAAACCCTTATATAAAGGAGTTCAAATCCCACCTCATTCTTGATGGCCAAGGAGGTTGCTTTGGCTTTTGTAGagtgacaaaattaaaaaaaaataaaaataaaaactttagtaGGTAAACTGGCACTTCCAAATCCAGAGTGAAAGAAGGAATGGGGGgcacatttgttttgttgttgccatAGTAACAGTAAAGGGAGGCACTATGACCTGAGAGGGTCTAACATCATGGCTGGTTAAGTGAAAACAACTTAGATTTAGGTTTCTGAAATTCTAGGGGAAGCCACAGGTCTGGACCTCCGTTTTCAGAGAGGAAATGCCCACAGCAGATGGGATTTGTGTCAGTTGCAGGTATTGGAGATCAGAGATGTTCCGTGATCAGGTCATGAGGAAGAGGTAAAGGGGCTAACAACCTTTATCCTGAAAGAGGACAACACAGCCCGCCTCATGCTGAAAGTTTCCAAAGATCTGAAGAAAGAATACATTTGCTTCTTTTATAATTCCAGACAACACCAACGGGACCAGTGGGTATAAATTATCTGGAGGACATTTTTGCCTGAatgaccccccacacacacacaccaaatcatAGCCAGAAAGATCATGAACACCATTTGTGCTTCTCTCAGGGGCTATATAGTCCCCAACCTTGGATTTGCTGGGGAAACCTAACCAACTATGTCTCGAGATGCCATAGCATAGATGTGGCCACTCGGAGGGAGATTCTGATGTCATTTCTAAAGGGTTTCTCTGATGCTATTATCTCTCACATGCCCTTGGCTTACAGCTAAATGTGACCTTTTAAATGGTCTTTTTTTATGTAGTTTGGCTCCCGAGATAAACTGTAA
This window encodes:
- the Il36rn gene encoding interleukin-36 receptor antagonist protein — encoded protein: MVLSGALCFRMKDSALKVLYLQDKQLLAGGLHAGKVIKGEEISVVPNRTLDASLSPVILGVQGGSQCLCCGTEKEPVLKLEPVNIMELYLGTKESKSFTFYRRDMGLTSSFESAAYPGWFLCTTPEADQPVRLTQISENIACNAPITDFYFQPCD